One region of Phoenix dactylifera cultivar Barhee BC4 unplaced genomic scaffold, palm_55x_up_171113_PBpolish2nd_filt_p 000761F, whole genome shotgun sequence genomic DNA includes:
- the LOC120107093 gene encoding glycine-rich cell wall structural protein 2-like: MACTKLVALAFVVMLSIALSEAAQGGGGGSGGGGGGGGGSGNGSGSGYGSGSGYGEGGGSGASGGGYGRGGGGGGGGGSGGGNGRGSGSGYGSGGGAGYGEGGGAQGGGYGRGGGGGGGGGRGSGSGSGYGSGYGSGYGSGGGHGHP; this comes from the coding sequence ATGGCTTGCACTAAGCTCGTCGCTCTTGCCTTCGTAGTTATGTTAAGCATTGCTCTCTCTGAGGCAGCCCAAGGCGGGGGCGGGGGcagtggcggcggtggcggcggtggTGGCGGTTCTGGGAATGGCTCCGGGTCCGGCTATGGTTCCGGATCCGGTTATGGTGAAGGAGGTGGATCGGGGGCCAGTGGCGGAGGATACGGAAGAGGCGGgggtggtggcggcggcggcggctccggCGGTGGGAATGGACGCGGGAGTGGGTCAGGATATGGGTCCGGCGGGGGGGCTGGATACGGTGAGGGAGGCGGTGCTCAGGGAGGAGGGTATGGAAGGGGTGGCGGAGGCGGCGGTGGTGGAGGTCGTGGTTCTGGCTCTGGGTCGGGCTACGGTTCAGGCTACGGATCCGGGTATGGGAGTGGTGGGGGGCACGGTCACCCTTGA
- the LOC103711224 gene encoding glycine-rich cell wall structural protein 2-like gives MACTKLVALAFVVMLSIALSEAAQGGGGGSGGGGGGGGGSGNGSGSGYGSGSGYGEGGGSGASGGGYGRGGGGGGGGGSGGGNGRGSGSGYGSGGGAGYGEGGGAQGGGYGRGGGGGGGGGRGSGSGSGYGSGYGSGYGSGGGHGHP, from the coding sequence ATGGCTTGCACTAAGCTTGTCGCTCTTGCCTTCGTAGTTATGTTAAGCATTGCTCTCTCTGAGGCAGCCCAGGGCGGGGGCGGGGgcagtggcggcggcggcggcggaggtggCGGTTCTGGGAATGGCTCCGGGTCTGGCTACGGTTCCGGATCCGGTTATGGTGAAGGAGGTGGATCGGGGGCCAGTGGCGGAGGATACGGAAGAGGCGGGggtggtggtggcggcggcggctccggcggcggGAATGGACGCGGGAGTGGGTCAGGATATGGGTCCGGCGGGGGGGCTGGATACGGTGAGGGAGGCGGTGCTCAGGGAGGAGGGTATGGAAGGGgtggcggaggcggcggcggcggaggtcgTGGTTCTGGCTCTGGGTCGGGCTACGGTTCAGGCTACGGATCCGGGTATGGGAGTGGTGGGGGGCACGGTCACCCTTGA